In Parabacteroides timonensis, the genomic stretch TCGTGCCGGGCACAGGCAGGTCGCCCCGTACAGCACAGACGCAGGAAGCCAAGGACAATCCCACGCAAGCACAAGCGCAGGCGCAAGGTACGGAAAATGCCGCCGGCACGAACAAGGAGCAGCGGCGCAACACATGGACAAACGCCGACGGCAGCATCCGCCCCATCAGCAAATGGAGCGGCGTGGAGTTCACCGACCGGCAGAAAGCCGACTATGTGGCGGGCAAGGCGATCCGATTGGAGAACGTGACCGACAAGCAGGGCTTCCACGCCACGATGTACATCAAGTTCAACCCGGAAAAGGGACGCCCGTACCGTTACGACACCAATCCCGACAATGCGCAGCAGGTCGCCCCAAGCAACGAGAGCCGCACGCAGGTGGCGGTGAACAACGAGGGAAAGACCAACGAGGCGACCCGGAACCTGAAAGAACCGTTGCAGATGGGACAGACCGCCCCGAAGGACGAGAACCAGCAACGGCAGCAGGAAAATCAACATAGAAGGACGGGCATGAAGATGTAATATCCCCAAGCCCGCCACTAAATCCAAACAATCCAAAGTATCAATTCATCAAAAACAATTCAGCATGAAGACAATCATTGCAGAGAAGCCCGGTGTGGCACGTGAGATTGCCCGCATCGTGGGCGCGACAAAGAGAGAGGAAGGTTATTTCGAGGGAGGCGGCTACGCCGTGACATGGGCATTCGGGCACCTCGTCCAGCTTGCCATGCCCGACGGCTACGGCAATCACGGCTTTGTCCGTGACAACCTGCCGGTCATCCCCGAAACCTTCAAGCTCGTCCCCCGTCAGACCAAGACGGAAAAGGGATACAAGCCCGACAGCGGCGTAACGGCGCAGATAAAGATTATCGCCACCCTGTTCAACAGGAGCGAACAGATTATCGTGGCGACCGATGCCGGGCGCGAGGGAGAGCTTATCTTCCGCTACCTCTACCATTACACCGGTTGTTCCACCCCGTTCGTGCGCCTCTGGATAAGCTCGCTTACCGACAAGGCTATCCGCGAGGGGTTGAAGAACCTCGAAGCGGGCAGCAAGTACGACAACCTCTACCTTGCCGCCAAAGCACGGAGCGAATCCGACTGGCTCGTGGGCATCAACGGCACGCAGGCACTCACCATCGCCGCCGGACACGGCACATACTCCGTCGGGCGGGTGCAGACGCCCACGTTGGGAATGGTGTGCGCACGCTACTGGGAAAACCGCCGTTTCACGCCCGAAGACTTCTGGCAGCTCCATATCGCCGTGGACGGCACTAATGAAGGAACGGTGAAATTCTCCTCTTCCGAAAGATGGAAAGAGAAAGAGCCTGCAACGGCATTATATAATAAGGTAAAGGAGGCAGGCACAGCCACCGTCACGAAAGCCGAACGCAGGGAGAAGGCGGAGGACACCCCGCTACTGTTCGACCTGACCACGCTCCAGAAGGAAGCCAACGCCAAGCATGGCTTCACGGCGGAACAGACGCTTGAAATCGCGCAGAAGCTCTACGAGAAGAAGCTCGTCACCTATCCGAGAACGGGAAGCCGTTACATCCCCGAAGATGTGTTCGCCGAAATACCCAAACTGCTTGCCTTCATCGGTAACCTGCCCGAATGGAAGGACAAGGTGCAGCCGAGAACCGTACCGACACGCCGCAGCGTGGACGGCGGCAAAGTGACCGACCACCACGCCCTGCTTGTCACGGGCGAGAAGCCACTGTTCCTCTCTAAAGAGGACAACACCGTCTATCAGATGATAGCCGGACGCATGATAGAGGCTTTCTCAGAGAAATGTATCAAGGACACCACTACCGTCACAGCGGAGTGTGCCGGAGTGGAGTTCATGGTAAAAGGCAGTGTAATCAGGCAAGCCGGATGGCGTGCCGTCTATGGCGAGGAAGAGAAAGAGGATATTATCCTCCCCGGCTGGCAGGAAGGCGACATGCTGATGCTGAAAGGCTGCTCCATCACGGAGGGAAAGACCAAACCCAAGCCGTTGCATACCGAAGCCACCTTGCTCTCGGCTATGGAAACGGCGGGTAAGGAGATTGAGGACGACGCACTCCGTCAGGCATTGAAGGACTGTGGCATCGGCACGCCCGCCACCCGTGCGGCGATTATCGAAACGCTATTCAAGCGCGGCTATATGGAGCGCTGCAAGAAATCGCTTGTGCCTACCGAGAAAGGACTCGCACTTTATTCGGTTGTGAAAACAATGCGTATCGCCGATGTCGCCATGACAGGCGAATGGGAAAAGGAGCTGGCACGCATCGAGCGCGGGGAGCTTCCTGCCGACACCTTCCGCAAGGAAATAGAGGCGTACACGAAGGAGATTACCTCGGAACTGCTCTCGTGCGACAAGCTGTTCGCCCGCAAGGATTCCGATTGCGTGTGCCCCAAATGCGGCACGGGAAGAATGCAGTTCTACGGCAAGGTGGTACGCTGCGACAATGAGGAGTGCGGACTGCCCGTGTTCCGGCTGAAAGCGAACCGCACCCTTTCCGACGACGAAATCAAAGACCTGCTCACCGACGGGCACACGAAGCTGCTTAAAGGCTTCAAGAGCAAGCAGGGCAATAGTTTTGACGCCATAGTCGCTTTTGACGGGGAGTATAACACGACTTTCGTGTTCCCCGAAAGGAAAACGACCAAGAAATTTTCAGGACGGAAGAAATAATATTATTTTTTGATAAGTTAGGCTGCATCTTAACAATAGAAATAAACGAGTTTATTTCGTATTGTCTTCGATTTGAATAAAATCCTCACGCTCACAAATGTAAATATGATTTTCATTTGTTTCGCTTAATCGGATTTTTGCGCTAACTTTGCCACTGGTTCAGAGTAATGAATTGTTCTTCGATACCGGATTACACTCATACTTTGGATTTAGTGGTGGCACTCGGAGGGATACCGGGTGCCTTTTCTTTCTCCTTTCCGACGATTATCCCGAACATTATCAATCCACTAAATTCCAAAGTAATGAACAACAAGAAGAAAAACGAGGGTCAGACCGACTTTTCCTATTACGGTCTGTATCTGCTGGACTACCTCCGCAACAACAAGTTTGAACAGGCGTCCGATGCCGCCTTCATCCGGGAGCGTGCCGACCGCGCCGCCGAAACGTATGAGCGGGCTCGGCTTGACGGCTATCCTGCCGAGGGTGCGCAGGAACTGGCGATGAACACCCTGCTGGGCGGGCTTCACTATTCCAAGTACGCCATCCTCCGCGAAGTCGTGGAAACCGAGTTTGCCGACGATGTGCCGGAGGAAAAGCGGGAATCCTTTATTATCAGGCTGCTTCCGCCCGTCGATGCGGTATTCTCCATTTACGACCTCTCGGACGACAACTTCGCCCTGTCGCCCGATTACGACCTGCTGCGCACGGAGCTGACGGGAGCCGTCATGCTTTATATTGACGAGTATGGCGTTTAACCGCAAACAGAAACTGCGGGACAACATCGAGGCGATACGGACGGCATTCCTGCTGGACAGGGAACAGCGCACCCCCACCGCACGCGAAAGGCTTTTGCTGGAGCGTTACTGCGGCTTCGGAGGGCTGAAGTGCATACTGAACCCTGCCAAGGAACTGACAGATGCCGTCCACTGGGCGAAATCAGACCTCGAACTGTTTGCCCCTACGGTGGAGCTGCACAGACTGGTGCGGGAGAACTGCCGTGACGAAATGGAGTACAAGCGCTACATGGACGCGATAAAGCAGTCCGTACTGACCGCCTTCTACACGCCGCCGGAGATAACCGATGCGATTGCCGACGTGCTGCACG encodes the following:
- a CDS encoding DUF1896 family protein, with the protein product MNNKKKNEGQTDFSYYGLYLLDYLRNNKFEQASDAAFIRERADRAAETYERARLDGYPAEGAQELAMNTLLGGLHYSKYAILREVVETEFADDVPEEKRESFIIRLLPPVDAVFSIYDLSDDNFALSPDYDLLRTELTGAVMLYIDEYGV
- a CDS encoding type IA DNA topoisomerase yields the protein MKTIIAEKPGVAREIARIVGATKREEGYFEGGGYAVTWAFGHLVQLAMPDGYGNHGFVRDNLPVIPETFKLVPRQTKTEKGYKPDSGVTAQIKIIATLFNRSEQIIVATDAGREGELIFRYLYHYTGCSTPFVRLWISSLTDKAIREGLKNLEAGSKYDNLYLAAKARSESDWLVGINGTQALTIAAGHGTYSVGRVQTPTLGMVCARYWENRRFTPEDFWQLHIAVDGTNEGTVKFSSSERWKEKEPATALYNKVKEAGTATVTKAERREKAEDTPLLFDLTTLQKEANAKHGFTAEQTLEIAQKLYEKKLVTYPRTGSRYIPEDVFAEIPKLLAFIGNLPEWKDKVQPRTVPTRRSVDGGKVTDHHALLVTGEKPLFLSKEDNTVYQMIAGRMIEAFSEKCIKDTTTVTAECAGVEFMVKGSVIRQAGWRAVYGEEEKEDIILPGWQEGDMLMLKGCSITEGKTKPKPLHTEATLLSAMETAGKEIEDDALRQALKDCGIGTPATRAAIIETLFKRGYMERCKKSLVPTEKGLALYSVVKTMRIADVAMTGEWEKELARIERGELPADTFRKEIEAYTKEITSELLSCDKLFARKDSDCVCPKCGTGRMQFYGKVVRCDNEECGLPVFRLKANRTLSDDEIKDLLTDGHTKLLKGFKSKQGNSFDAIVAFDGEYNTTFVFPERKTTKKFSGRKK